In a single window of the Magnolia sinica isolate HGM2019 chromosome 7, MsV1, whole genome shotgun sequence genome:
- the LOC131250975 gene encoding UDP-glycosyltransferase 87A1-like produces MNPIDVATIPSCHVVAMPAPGRGHINPMMNVCKLLSSNQGLIITFVVTEEWLGFIGSAPKPSNIRLHSIPNVIPSERARGEDMASFVEAVYTKMADPFDQLLDQLDQPVSWIITDTYLTWAVEIGNRRNIPVASLWTMSSAVFSILYHNDLIMSNLHLTADDDLSEKREELLDYIPGINSIKVRELPTVFLPKGAKSPSRGFGAVQCVSKAQCLVLTSFYELDTHATDTLRAILPIPIYPVGPTIPYMSLQEKSLDGGDCGHMDYFNWLDSRPRGSVLFVSLGSFLPISGPQMDEFFSGLNLSGIHFLWVVRGDARHLQEATKINGEIGLVVPWCDQLRVLCHPSIGGFLTHCGWNSTMEGIFAGVPMLTFPLLFDQITNAKWIVEHWKVGIRLKNEVEEENVVKSDEIARAVHRLMYLDGDESKELRKRAGELQESCKRAISTGGSSVASLDAFVRHVVRGCNN; encoded by the exons ATGAATCCCATCGACGTAGCCACAATCCCCAGCTGCCACGTGGTGGCCATGCCCGCCCCAGGCCGTGGCCACATCAACCCCATGATGAACGTCTGCAAGCTCCTATCATCCAATCAAGGCCTAATCATAACCTTTGTGGTCACTGAGGAGTGGCTCGGCTTCATCGGCTCAGCCCCGAAGCCATCCAACATACGGCTCCATTCCATACCCAATGTAATCCCATCAGAGCGGGCCCGTGGGGAAGACATGGCCAGCTTCGTTGAAGCCGTCTACACCAAGATGGCCGATCCATTCGATCAGCTCCTCGATCAGCTTGATCAGCCGGTCAGCTGGATCATAACCGATACTTACTTGACGTGGGCCGTTGAGATCGGAAATCGGAGGAATATTCCAGTGGCATCGCTTTGGACGATGTCGTCGGCCGTGTTTTCCATCCTCTATCACAATGATCTGATCATGTCCAATCTTCATTTAACGGCTGATGATGACTTATCAG AAAAAAGAGAAGAGCTGCTCGACTACATCCCAGGCATCAATTCCATTAAAGTAAGAGAATTGCCGACCGTTTTCCTACCAAAAGGTGCAAAATCCCCAAGTCGAGGCTTTGGAGCCGTCCAATGTGTGTCCAAAGCACAATGCCTTGTGCTCACTTCCTTTTACGAGCTTGACACTCATGCAACGGACACCCTAAGAGCAATACTCCCAATCCCCATataccctgtggggcccaccatcccatacATGTCCCTCCAGGAAAAATCTCTGGACGGCGGGGATTGCGGCCACATGGACTACTTCAATTGGCTTGATTCTAGACCAAGAGGATCTGTGCTATTCGTGTCATTGGGTAGCTTTTTGCCCATCTCTGGTCCACAGATGGATGAATTTTTCTCAGGGTTGAACTTAAGTGGGATCCACTTCTTGTGGGTCGTACGTGGCGACGCCAGACACCTACAAGAGGCCACAAAAATCAACGGTGAGATTGGCTTAGTAGTTCCATGGTGTGACCAATTGAGGGTCTTGTGCCATCCTTCCATTGGGGGCTTCTTGACACATTGTGGGTGGAATTCTACCATGGAAGGCATCTTCGCTGGTGTGCCGATGCTCACATTTCCGCTATTATTTGACCAAATTACTAATGCTAAGTGGATAGTGGAACATTGGAAAGTCGGCATCAGATTGAAAAATGAAGTTGAAGAGGAGAATGTAGTAAAGTCTGATGAAATTGCTCGGGCCGTTCATAGATTGATGTACTTAGATGGAGATGAGAGTAAAGAGCTGAGGAAAAGAGCTGGAGAACTGCAAGAGTCCTGCAAGAGAGCGATATCGACAGGTGGCTCGTCTGTTGCTAGCCTCGATGCTTTTGTTAGACATGTTGTTAGAGGCTGCAACAATTAA
- the LOC131251944 gene encoding UDP-glycosyltransferase 87A1-like, translating to MDPIDVATIPNCHVVAMPSPGRGHINPMMNVCKLLSSNQDLIITFVVTEEWLGFIGSAPRPSNIRLRSIPNVIPSELIRGADMVSFFEAVYTKMADPFDQLLDQLDQPISWIITSTYLTWAVEIGNRRNIPVASLWTMSAAVFSILYHNDLIMSNLHLTAGDDLSERRGELLDYIPGINSIKVRELPTLFLPKGAKSPGRGLGAVQCVSKAQCLVLTSFYELDTHATDTLRAILPIPIYPVGPTIPYMSLQEKSLDGGDRGHVDYFNWLDSRPKGSVLYVSLGSFLPISGPQMDEFFSGLNLSGVHFLWVVRGDAGHLREATKINGEIGLVVQWCDQLRVLCHPSIGGFLTHCGWNSTMEGVFAGVPMITFPLLFDQITNAKWIVEHWKVGIRLKNENEEENIVKSDEIARAVHRLMDFDGDESKELRRRARELQESCKRAISPGGSSVASLDALVRHVVRGRNN from the exons ATGGATCCCATCGACGTGGCCACAATTCCCAACTGCCACGTGGTGGCCATGCCCTCCCCAGGCCGTGGCCACATCAACCCCATGATGAACGTCTGCAAGCTCCTATCATCCAATCAAGACCTAATCATAACCTTTGTGGTCACTGAGGAGTGGCTCGGCTTCATCGGCTCAGCCCCGAGGCCATCCAACATACGTCTCCGTTCCATACCCAACGTCATCCCATCAGAGCTGATCCGTGGGGCCGACATGGTCAGCTTCTTTGAAGCCGTCTACACCAAGATGGCTGATCCATTCGATCAGCTCCTCGATCAGCTTGATCAGCCGATCAGCTGGATCATAACTAGTACTTACTTGACGTGGGCCGTTGAGATCGGCAATCGGAGGAATATTCCAGTGGCATCGCTGTGGACGATGTCGGCGGCCGTATTTTCCATCCTCTATCACAATGATCTGATCATGTCCAATCTTCATTTAACGGCTGGTGATGACTTATCAG AAAGAAGAGGAGAGCTGCTCGACTACATCCCAGGCATCAATTCCATTAAAGTAAGAGAATTGCCGACCCTTTTCCTACCAAAAGGTGCAAAATCCCCAGGTCGAGGCTTAGGAGCCGTCCAATGTGTGTCGAAAGCACAATGCCTTGTGCTCACTTCCTTTTACGAGCTTGACACTCATGCAACGGACACCCTAAGAGCAATACTCCCAATCCCCATataccctgtggggcccaccatcccatacATGTCCCTCCAGGAAAAATCTCTGGACGGCGGGGATCGCGGCCACGTGGACTACTTCAATTGGCTTGATTCTAGACCAAAAGGCTCCGTGCTATACGTGTCATTGGGCAGCTTTTTGCCCATCTCTGGTCCACAGATGGATGAATTTTTCTCAGGGTTAAACTTAAGTGGGGTCCATTTCTTGTGGGTCGTACGTGGCGACGCCGGACACCTACGAGAGGCCACGAAAATCAACGGTGAGATTGGCTTAGTAGTACAATGGTGTGACCAATTAAGGGTCTTGTGCCATCCTTCCATTGGGGGCTTCTTGACACATTGTGGGTGGAATTCTACTATGGAAGGCGTCTTCGCGGGTGTGCCGATGATCACATTTCCGCTATTATTTGACCAAATCACTAATGCTAAGTGGATAGTGGAACATTGGAAAGTCGGCATCAGATTGAAAAATGAAAACGAAGAGGAGAATATAGTAAAGTCTGATGAAATTGCTAGGGCCGTGCATAGATTGATGGACTTTGATGGAGATGAGAGTAAAGAACTGAGGAGAAGAGCTCGAGAACTGCAAGAGTCCTGCAAGAGAGCGATATCTCCGGGCGGCTCATCTGTTGCTAGCCTCGATGCCTTGGTTAGACATGTTGTTAGAGGCCGCAACAATTAA